Proteins from a single region of Oncorhynchus keta strain PuntledgeMale-10-30-2019 chromosome 20, Oket_V2, whole genome shotgun sequence:
- the LOC118399316 gene encoding E3 ubiquitin-protein ligase RING2-A-like, protein MATPVNIQNPSKTWELSLYELHRSPQEAIMDGTEIAVSPRSLHSELMCPICLDMLKNTMTTKECLHRFCSDCIVTALRSGNKECPTCRKKLVSRRSLRRDSNFDALISKIYPSRDEYEAHQDRVLERLNRLHNKQALSSSIEEGLRMQALHRAQRVRKPAQESDNTTFSGGEDNGDARSHLSHDSAPSHAPLPPSHTPSEAGPSRNPKRPRVSDESGPEVDGGSPTAPLRHHKEGPGSEIELVFRPHPLLVNTQDYSQTRYVKTTANATVDHLSKYLALRIALEERQRDSQSDAAMEKGKEGVEAGAKGEKSAGGASLKNVSEKQYTIYITTSGGQFSTLNGSLTLELVNEKYWKVRKPLELYYAPTKDQPLQPSQPPQQKSPQPKEG, encoded by the exons ATGGCGACTCCAGTCAACATCCAAAACCCCAGTAAGACGTGGGAGCTGAGCTTGTATGAACTGCACAGGAGCCCACAG GAGGCGATCATGGACGGCACAGAGATAGCGGTGTCCCCCCGGAGCCTCCACAGTGAGCTGATGTGCCCCATCTGTCTGGACATGTTGAAGAACACAATGACCACCAAGGAGTGCCTGCACCGCTTCTGCTCCGACTGCATCGTCACTGCACTCCGATCAGG GAACAAGGAATGCCCCACGTGCCGAAAGAAGCTTGTGTCGAGACGCTCGCTCCGCCGCGACTCCAACTTTGATGCCCTCATCTCCAAGATCTACCCCAGCCGCGACGAGTATGAGGCCCACCAGGACCGGGTGCTGGAGAGACTCAACCGGCTGCACAACAAGCAGGCCCTCAGCTCCAGCATTGAGGAGGGGCTGCGCATGCAGGCTCTGCACAG AGCCCAGCGAGTGCGCAAACCGGCGCAGGAGAGCGACAACACCACCTTCAGCGGCGGCGAGGACAACGGGGATGCACGGTCACACCTCTCCCACGACTCTGCGCCTTCCCACGCGCCCCTCCCCCCGAGCCACACACCCTCTGAGGCCGGGCCCAGTCGGAACCCTAAGCGGCCCAGGGTGTCAGATGAATCAGGCCCGGAGGTGGATGGGGGCAGCCCCACGGCCCCGCTCCGGCACCACAAAGAGGGCCCTGGCTCAGAGATAGAGCTGGTTTTCCGTCCGCACCCCCTGCTGGTCAACACACAGGACTACAGCCAGACCAG ATATGTGAAGACCACAGCCAACGCCACAGTGGACCACCTGTCTAAGTACCTGGCTCTGCGTATCGCTCTGGAGGAGAGGCAAAGAGACAGCCAATCCGATGCAGCGATggagaaggggaaagagggagtggaGGCGGGGGCTAAAGGAGAGAAATCAGCAGGAGGGGCCAGCCTGAAGAACGTCAGTGAGAAGCAATACACGATCTACATCACCACATCAGGCGGACAGTTCTCT ACTCTGAATGGCTCCCTGACTTTAGAGCTGGTGAATGAGAAGTACTGGAAGGTCAGAAAGCCTCTGGAGCTTTACTATGCCCCCACCAAGGACCAACCTCTTCAACCATCACAGCCACCGCAGCAGAAGTCCCCACAGCCcaaagaggggtga
- the rps18 gene encoding 40S ribosomal protein S18 isoform X2, whose translation MSLVIPEKFQHILRVLNTNIDGRRKIAFAITAIKGVGRRYAHVVLRKADIDLSKRAGELTDDEVERVVTIMQNPRQYKIPDWFLNRQKDVKDGKYSQVLANGLDNKLREDLERLKKIRAHRGLRHFWGLRVRGQHTKTTGRRGRTVGVSKKK comes from the exons ATG TCTCTGGTCATTCCTGAGAAGTTCCAGCACATTCTTCGTGTTCTCAACACGAACATTGATGGTAGGAGGAAGATTGCCTTCGCCATCACAGCAATCAAG GGTGTTGGCAGACGATATGCCCATGTTGTCCTGAGGAAGGCTGATATCGACCTCAGCAAGCGGGCTGGAGAACTGACCGATGATGAG GTCGAGAGGGTAGTGACAATTATGCAGAATCCTCGCCAGTACAAAATCCCTGACTGGTTCCTCAACAGACAGAAGGATGTAAAGGATGGCAAGTACAGTCAG GTCCTTGCTAACGGTCTGGATAACAAGCTGAGAGAGGATCTTGAGAGGCTGAAGAAGATCAGGGCTCACCGTGGTCTCAGGCATTTCTGGGG tctgcgTGTGCGTGGCCAGCACACTAAGACCACCGGTCGTCGTGGTCGCACCGTTGGTGTGTCCAAGAAGAAGTAA